In Helicobacter pylori, a single genomic region encodes these proteins:
- a CDS encoding cytochrome-c peroxidase, giving the protein MKKSILLGVCLAFSCAHALNDLELIKKARESQLEPMPMGKALKEYQIKKTRDVGIGTKNSEIMTSAQVELGKMLYFDPRISTSYLVSCNTCHNLGLGGVDLVPSTVGSQWKKNPHLLSSPTVYNSVFNDVQFWDGRVTHLNEQAQGPIQSSFEMGADPKVVVEKINSMPGYVKLFRKAYGSKVKIDFKLIADSIAMFEATLITPSRYDDFLRGNPKALSKAEKEGLDLFISKGCVACHNGINLGGTMQPFGVVKPYKFANVGDFKGDKNGLVKVPTLRNITETMPYFHNGQFWDVKDAIKEMGSIQLGIEISDEEAKKIETFFGALRGKKPKIIYPELPIMTDKTPKPSF; this is encoded by the coding sequence ATGAAAAAATCCATTTTGTTGGGCGTTTGTCTGGCTTTTTCTTGCGCTCATGCCCTAAACGATTTAGAATTGATTAAAAAAGCGAGGGAAAGCCAGTTAGAACCCATGCCTATGGGCAAAGCGCTCAAAGAATACCAAATCAAAAAAACCAGAGATGTGGGTATTGGCACCAAAAACAGCGAAATCATGACCTCCGCTCAAGTGGAATTAGGCAAAATGCTCTATTTTGACCCTAGGATTTCCACTTCCTATCTCGTGTCTTGCAACACATGCCATAATCTGGGCTTAGGCGGAGTGGATTTAGTCCCAAGCACGGTAGGTTCTCAATGGAAGAAAAACCCCCACCTTTTAAGTTCCCCAACGGTGTATAACTCTGTGTTTAACGATGTGCAGTTTTGGGATGGTAGGGTTACGCATTTAAACGAACAAGCGCAAGGGCCGATTCAGTCTTCTTTTGAAATGGGGGCTGATCCTAAAGTGGTGGTAGAAAAAATCAATTCCATGCCAGGCTATGTCAAACTCTTTAGAAAAGCCTATGGCTCTAAAGTCAAAATTGATTTTAAATTGATCGCTGATAGTATCGCTATGTTTGAAGCCACGCTCATCACCCCAAGCCGTTACGATGATTTTTTAAGAGGCAATCCTAAAGCGCTCAGCAAAGCCGAAAAAGAGGGGCTGGATTTATTCATTTCTAAAGGCTGTGTGGCTTGCCATAACGGCATCAATCTTGGGGGAACGATGCAGCCTTTTGGGGTGGTCAAACCTTATAAATTCGCTAATGTGGGCGATTTCAAAGGCGATAAAAACGGGCTTGTGAAAGTGCCTACTTTAAGGAATATCACCGAAACGATGCCTTATTTCCATAACGGGCAGTTTTGGGATGTCAAGGATGCGATTAAAGAAATGGGCTCTATCCAGTTAGGCATTGAAATCAGCGATGAGGAAGCGAAAAAAATTGAAACTTTCTTTGGAGCCTTAAGGGGTAAAAAACCTAAAATAATCTACCCAGAACTCCCCATAATGACAGACAAAACCCCTAAACCCTCTTTTTGA
- a CDS encoding META domain-containing protein produces MFDKKLSSNDWHIQKVEMNHQVYDIETMLADSAFREHEEEQDSSLNTALPEDKTAIEAKEQEQKEKRKHWYELFKKKPKPKSSMGEFVFDQKENRIYGKGYCNRYFASYVWQGDRHIGIEDSGISRKVCKDEHLMAFELEFMENFKGNFTVTKGKDTLILDNQKMKIYLKTP; encoded by the coding sequence ATGTTTGATAAAAAACTTTCTAGTAACGATTGGCATATCCAAAAAGTGGAAATGAACCATCAAGTGTATGACATTGAAACCATGCTCGCTGATAGCGCTTTTAGAGAGCATGAAGAAGAGCAAGATTCCTCTCTAAATACCGCTTTGCCTGAAGATAAAACAGCGATTGAAGCCAAAGAGCAGGAACAAAAAGAAAAAAGAAAACACTGGTATGAGCTTTTTAAAAAGAAGCCAAAGCCTAAAAGCTCTATGGGAGAGTTTGTGTTTGATCAAAAAGAAAATCGTATTTATGGCAAAGGCTATTGCAACCGGTATTTTGCCAGCTATGTATGGCAGGGCGATAGGCACATTGGGATTGAAGATAGCGGGATTTCAAGAAAAGTGTGTAAAGATGAGCATTTAATGGCGTTTGAATTGGAATTTATGGAGAATTTTAAGGGTAATTTTACGGTAACTAAGGGCAAGGACACGCTCATTTTAGACAACCAAAAAATGAAAATTTATTTGAAAACGCCTTGA
- a CDS encoding outer membrane protein, with translation MLKRIILLGALGVLASAEESAAFVGVNYQVSMIQNQTKMVNDNGLQKPLIKFPPYAGAGFEVGYKQFFGKKKWFGARYYGFFDYAHNRFGVMKKGIPVGESGFIYNSFSFGGTTLTERDSYQGQYYVNLFTYGVGLDTLWDFVNKENMVFGFVVGIQLAGDSWATSISKEIANYAKHHSDSSYSPANFQFLWKFGVRTHIAKHNSLELGIKVPTITHRLFSITNEKGYTLQADVRRVYAFQISYLRDF, from the coding sequence ATGTTGAAAAGAATTATATTATTAGGGGCTTTGGGTGTTTTAGCGAGCGCTGAAGAGAGCGCGGCTTTTGTGGGAGTCAATTACCAGGTGAGCATGATACAAAATCAGACTAAAATGGTGAATGACAACGGCTTGCAAAAGCCTTTGATAAAGTTCCCGCCTTACGCAGGAGCGGGTTTTGAAGTGGGCTATAAGCAATTTTTTGGTAAGAAAAAATGGTTTGGTGCGCGTTATTATGGGTTTTTTGACTACGCGCACAACCGCTTTGGCGTGATGAAAAAGGGCATTCCGGTGGGCGAGAGCGGGTTTATTTACAATAGTTTTAGTTTTGGTGGGACGACTTTAACCGAAAGGGATTCCTATCAAGGGCAATATTATGTCAATTTATTCACTTATGGTGTAGGGTTAGATACGCTGTGGGATTTTGTGAATAAAGAAAACATGGTTTTTGGTTTTGTGGTGGGGATCCAATTAGCGGGGGATAGTTGGGCAACGAGCATCAGTAAAGAAATTGCTAATTATGCAAAGCACCACAGCGATTCCAGTTATAGCCCGGCCAATTTCCAGTTTTTATGGAAGTTTGGGGTCCGCACCCATATCGCTAAACACAATAGCCTAGAATTAGGGATTAAAGTGCCTACGATCACGCACCGGCTTTTCTCTATCACCAACGAAAAGGGATACACCTTGCAGGCTGATGTGCGCAGAGTTTATGCGTTTCAAATCAGTTATTTGAGGGATTTTTAA
- a CDS encoding ABC transporter ATP-binding protein: MNATNNQVLIEVKDLHSAFGSTIIHRGVSFSVHKGEVMAILGGSGSGKSTLLRCMILLNRPTKGEVLLFGEDIWKLKEREQQKIFNRCGICFQFGALYSSLTVLENVGVMLEQYGAYSKKIVEEISKMWIERVGLPPRAYHLYPYELSGGMKKRVGIARAMATNPEILFLDEPTSGLDPYSAGKFDELIMTLKESLQLTVVMITHDLDSVHDCVDRFIMLKDGLLEFNGDLKDFIKKAQTQGLDEGNLFNSTRGEKFWKGM, from the coding sequence ATGAACGCTACTAACAATCAAGTCTTAATTGAAGTGAAGGATCTCCATAGCGCTTTTGGGAGTACCATTATCCACAGGGGCGTGAGTTTTAGCGTGCATAAGGGCGAAGTGATGGCGATTTTAGGGGGTTCAGGGAGCGGTAAAAGCACGCTTCTAAGGTGCATGATCTTGCTCAATCGCCCCACAAAGGGGGAAGTGTTGCTTTTTGGGGAAGATATATGGAAACTCAAAGAAAGAGAGCAACAGAAGATTTTTAACCGTTGCGGCATTTGCTTCCAGTTTGGCGCGCTCTATAGCTCTTTAACCGTTTTAGAAAATGTGGGCGTGATGCTAGAGCAATACGGCGCTTATTCTAAAAAAATTGTTGAAGAAATTTCTAAAATGTGGATTGAAAGAGTGGGTTTGCCCCCTAGGGCTTACCACCTTTACCCCTATGAATTGAGCGGGGGGATGAAAAAGCGCGTGGGTATAGCTAGGGCTATGGCGACTAACCCAGAGATCTTATTTCTAGATGAGCCTACAAGCGGGCTAGATCCTTATAGCGCGGGCAAATTTGATGAATTGATTATGACGCTCAAAGAGAGCTTACAGCTTACGGTGGTGATGATTACGCATGATTTAGACTCCGTGCATGATTGCGTGGATCGATTTATCATGCTCAAAGACGGGCTATTGGAGTTTAATGGGGATTTAAAAGATTTTATTAAAAAAGCTCAAACTCAAGGGCTAGATGAAGGCAATTTATTCAATTCAACACGAGGAGAGAAATTTTGGAAAGGCATGTGA
- a CDS encoding ABC transporter permease, producing the protein MKTEKQKFLEMRKDGANSVLILRGDWDFRTSVFRLDELKKNLLDHQGPLKMDFSGCQKVDFVFGMFLFDLVKERSLNIELCNVSENNACALKVVKDWLEKEEDLESKKAGKKYELLITKLGKSLVETYNTFLNAFNFCGMILFYFIKSVFNPKRFCITPLLYHINESGFKVLPVSILTVFIVGFAVALQGALQLQDMGAPLMSVEMTAKLALREIGPFILTLVVAGRSASSFTAQIGVMKITEELDAMKTMGFNPFEFLVLPRVLALVIVLPLLVFIADAFAILGGMFAIKYQLDLGFPSYIDRLHDTVGWNHFLVGIVKAPFWGFAIAMVGCMRGFEVKGDTESIGRLTTISVVNALFWIIFLDAIFSIVFSKLNI; encoded by the coding sequence ATGAAGACAGAGAAACAAAAATTTTTAGAGATGCGTAAAGATGGGGCTAACTCTGTGCTGATTTTAAGAGGGGATTGGGATTTTAGAACGAGCGTGTTTCGTTTAGATGAGTTGAAAAAAAATTTATTAGATCATCAAGGGCCTTTAAAAATGGATTTTTCAGGGTGCCAAAAAGTGGATTTTGTTTTTGGCATGTTTTTATTTGATTTAGTTAAGGAGCGTTCTTTAAACATTGAATTGTGCAACGTGAGCGAGAATAACGCATGCGCTTTGAAAGTGGTTAAAGACTGGCTTGAAAAAGAAGAGGATTTAGAGTCTAAAAAAGCGGGCAAAAAATACGAACTTTTGATCACTAAATTGGGTAAGAGTCTTGTAGAGACTTACAACACCTTTTTAAACGCGTTCAATTTTTGCGGCATGATTTTATTTTACTTCATTAAAAGCGTTTTCAACCCCAAACGCTTTTGCATCACTCCTTTGCTCTATCACATCAATGAATCCGGGTTTAAGGTTTTGCCAGTGAGTATTTTAACGGTGTTTATCGTGGGGTTTGCCGTTGCTTTACAAGGGGCTTTACAATTACAAGACATGGGTGCACCTTTAATGTCGGTGGAAATGACGGCTAAACTCGCTTTAAGAGAGATCGGTCCTTTTATTTTGACCCTTGTGGTGGCTGGGAGGAGCGCGAGCAGTTTTACCGCGCAAATTGGGGTGATGAAGATCACTGAAGAATTGGACGCCATGAAAACCATGGGCTTTAACCCTTTTGAATTTTTAGTGTTGCCTAGGGTGTTAGCCTTAGTGATTGTTTTGCCTTTATTGGTGTTTATCGCTGATGCGTTCGCCATTCTTGGGGGCATGTTTGCGATTAAATACCAATTGGATTTGGGCTTTCCAAGCTATATAGACAGACTGCATGACACAGTGGGTTGGAATCATTTTTTGGTAGGGATTGTCAAAGCCCCTTTTTGGGGGTTTGCGATTGCGATGGTGGGGTGCATGCGCGGGTTTGAAGTCAAGGGGGATACCGAGAGCATTGGGCGCTTGACCACCATTAGCGTCGTGAATGCGTTGTTTTGGATCATTTTCTTAGACGCTATTTTTTCTATTGTCTTTTCTAAGTTGAACATATAA
- a CDS encoding ComF family protein yields MRCLTCLKLSFKPLCPNCLNDLPLSLKVRVLEGVSVYSFYAYSEIEELIKSKYALIGSRILPLLSQKAGAEFVRILQEKGLNIPFYGIAIDDKIKSFYSHSAALLKGFCQGNLKPTYGRLRANNAVSYAGKSLEFRTNNPRDFTFKGDENLDYFLLDDIITTGTTLKEALKYLKTLNIKAHFAIALCSADE; encoded by the coding sequence ATGCGTTGTTTAACTTGCTTGAAGCTTTCTTTTAAGCCTCTTTGCCCAAATTGCTTAAACGATCTGCCCTTAAGCTTAAAAGTAAGGGTTTTAGAGGGCGTGAGCGTGTATAGTTTTTACGCTTATAGCGAAATAGAAGAACTCATTAAAAGCAAATACGCGCTGATTGGCTCTCGCATTTTGCCCTTGCTTTCTCAAAAAGCCGGCGCGGAATTTGTAAGGATTTTACAAGAAAAAGGCTTGAATATTCCCTTTTATGGCATCGCCATTGATGATAAAATCAAATCCTTTTACTCGCATTCAGCCGCGCTTTTAAAAGGCTTTTGTCAAGGGAATTTAAAGCCCACTTACGGGCGTTTAAGGGCTAATAATGCTGTTTCGTATGCCGGGAAAAGCCTGGAATTTCGCACCAATAACCCACGGGATTTCACCTTCAAAGGCGATGAGAATTTAGATTATTTTTTATTAGATGATATTATCACCACCGGCACCACCCTAAAAGAAGCCCTAAAATACCTTAAAACCCTAAACATTAAAGCGCACTTTGCGATCGCACTTTGCAGCGCGGACGAATGA
- a CDS encoding restriction endonuclease subunit S: MIGPLSSQLNAIKWGEFKLGDLFEASNGDFDIQKRHINHKGEFVITAGLSNNGVLGQSDIKAKVFESHSITIDMFGCAFYRSFPYKMVTHARVFSLKPKFKINHKIGLFLSTLFFGYPKKFGYENMCSWVKIKNDKVILPLKPTAKTQTLEDIDFHFMETFIAELEQCRLAELQAYLKATGLENTTLSSAEENALNVFNGNNSGGG; this comes from the coding sequence GTGATTGGCCCCCTTAGCAGCCAACTCAACGCTATTAAGTGGGGCGAGTTCAAATTAGGGGATTTGTTTGAAGCGAGTAACGGCGATTTTGACATTCAAAAACGCCACATCAATCATAAGGGCGAATTTGTCATCACCGCAGGGCTTAGCAATAATGGCGTTTTAGGGCAAAGCGATATAAAAGCAAAAGTTTTTGAAAGCCATAGCATTACTATTGACATGTTTGGTTGCGCGTTTTATCGCAGTTTCCCTTATAAAATGGTAACACACGCTAGGGTATTTTCTCTCAAACCTAAATTTAAAATCAACCATAAAATCGGCTTGTTTTTATCCACGCTATTTTTTGGTTACCCTAAAAAATTCGGCTATGAAAACATGTGTTCATGGGTAAAAATTAAAAACGATAAGGTCATTCTACCCCTAAAACCCACCGCTAAAACTCAAACCCTTGAGGATATTGATTTTCATTTCATGGAAACATTCATAGCCGAACTTGAGCAGTGTCGGCTCGCCGAACTTCAGGCTTATTTAAAAGCTACAGGGCTAGAAAACACCACCCTTTCTAGCGCTGAAGAAAACGCCCTTAATGTTTTCAACGGCAACAATTCTGGGGGGGGGTAA
- a CDS encoding SAM-dependent DNA methyltransferase, with amino-acid sequence MQAFRLEDDVDDYVKKELTKLGLVKNKDFNVKSQMSPSLKNALLNASKTKDKTSYGEPDFSLEKYTHPKNKGSVIPIIIENKLYAKNLKKLKNSALQNDDNSISKFAVNGALHYAQNILRNKEKYKECIAIGIAGDDEEHLLIEVYYVFASGINSHKLTNAKNLHFLENQESFNAFYKECTLTEEEKHLILIKTKADLNETAKKLNRLMHNHNITAPQRVLYVSGMLLSMQEIKGKKGGLKPSDLKGEITDTSRDGVLVFNQISEFLKTKNLSEEKRDLMLASFKEISKDPQRDKETSLDKAISMLLEKDSSITKQIFTFLYEFVHKPINESDNTGHLDIMGELYSEFLKYALGDGKELGIVLTPPYVTKMMSELLGVNAKSFVMDLAAGSAGFLISSMVLMIEDIEKTYGKNTTIANEKIKAMKTTQLLGVELNAEMFSLATTNMILRGDGSSLIIKGNTFETSKKIYEDFKPNILLLNPPFSYEENGMPFIKFGLEHMQKGGLGAIIIQDSAGSGQALKSNVEILKKHSLLASIKMPTDLFMPQAGVQTSVYIFKAHEPHDYEKPVKFIDFRNDGFKRTKRGLNETSNPTKRYEEIIKIYKAGLNAQVSKELWGALETIYIEDFIAKPHENKHAKDFNFEAHQKNDTKPELEDFKRTIADYLSYEVGLILKNQTPPK; translated from the coding sequence ATGCAAGCTTTTCGGTTAGAAGATGATGTTGATGACTATGTTAAAAAAGAATTGACAAAATTAGGGCTTGTGAAGAATAAGGATTTTAATGTTAAAAGCCAAATGAGTCCTAGCCTTAAAAACGCCCTTTTGAATGCGAGTAAAACCAAAGATAAAACTTCTTATGGCGAGCCAGATTTTAGCTTAGAAAAATACACGCACCCTAAAAATAAAGGAAGCGTTATCCCTATAATCATAGAAAACAAGCTCTACGCTAAAAATTTAAAAAAGCTCAAAAACAGCGCGTTGCAAAACGATGACAATTCCATTTCAAAATTCGCCGTGAATGGGGCTTTACACTACGCTCAAAACATCTTAAGAAACAAAGAAAAATATAAAGAATGCATCGCCATAGGCATAGCCGGCGATGATGAAGAACACCTTTTGATAGAAGTGTATTACGTTTTTGCGAGCGGGATCAATTCGCACAAGCTCACTAACGCTAAAAACCTGCATTTTTTAGAAAATCAAGAATCGTTTAACGCTTTTTATAAAGAATGCACGCTCACTGAAGAAGAAAAGCATCTTATCTTAATCAAAACCAAAGCCGATCTAAACGAAACCGCTAAAAAACTCAACCGCCTTATGCATAACCACAACATCACCGCGCCTCAGCGCGTGCTATACGTGAGCGGCATGCTTTTATCCATGCAAGAAATTAAGGGCAAAAAAGGGGGCTTAAAACCAAGCGATTTAAAAGGCGAAATAACCGACACTAGCCGTGATGGCGTTTTAGTGTTTAACCAAATTAGCGAATTTTTAAAAACCAAAAACTTGAGCGAAGAAAAACGAGATCTGATGCTCGCCAGTTTTAAAGAAATCAGTAAAGACCCTCAGCGCGATAAAGAAACGAGCCTGGATAAAGCCATAAGCATGCTTTTAGAAAAAGATTCAAGCATCACCAAGCAAATTTTTACCTTTCTTTATGAATTTGTCCATAAGCCCATTAATGAAAGCGACAATACCGGTCATTTAGACATCATGGGCGAACTTTATAGCGAATTTTTAAAATACGCTTTAGGGGATGGTAAGGAATTAGGCATTGTTTTAACCCCGCCTTATGTAACTAAAATGATGAGCGAACTTTTAGGGGTTAACGCGAAATCCTTTGTGATGGATTTAGCCGCAGGGAGTGCGGGTTTTTTAATTTCTTCTATGGTCTTAATGATTGAAGACATTGAAAAAACCTATGGTAAAAACACCACTATAGCGAACGAAAAAATCAAAGCCATGAAAACCACGCAGCTTTTAGGCGTGGAGCTTAACGCTGAAATGTTTTCTCTAGCCACCACTAACATGATTTTAAGAGGCGATGGATCAAGTTTAATCATCAAAGGCAACACTTTTGAAACCAGTAAAAAGATTTATGAAGATTTTAAGCCCAATATTCTTTTATTAAACCCTCCTTTTAGCTACGAAGAAAACGGCATGCCTTTTATCAAGTTCGGGTTAGAGCACATGCAAAAGGGCGGTTTAGGCGCGATCATTATCCAAGATAGTGCAGGGAGCGGGCAAGCGTTAAAATCCAATGTGGAAATTTTAAAAAAGCATTCGCTTTTAGCGAGTATTAAAATGCCCACCGATTTATTCATGCCTCAAGCCGGGGTGCAAACGAGCGTCTATATTTTTAAAGCCCATGAGCCGCACGATTATGAAAAGCCCGTTAAATTCATAGACTTTAGAAACGACGGCTTCAAACGCACCAAAAGAGGCCTAAATGAAACCTCTAACCCCACCAAACGCTACGAAGAAATCATTAAAATTTACAAAGCCGGCTTAAACGCTCAAGTTTCTAAAGAGCTGTGGGGCGCTTTAGAAACAATCTATATTGAAGACTTTATCGCCAAGCCGCACGAAAACAAGCATGCTAAAGACTTTAATTTTGAAGCGCACCAAAAGAACGACACTAAACCCGAATTAGAGGATTTTAAAAGAACGATAGCCGATTACCTTTCTTATGAAGTGGGCTTGATTTTAAAAAACCAAACGCCCCCAAAGTGA
- a CDS encoding MCE family protein encodes MERHVNYTLIGGLFFLCLVCMVGFILWLGHLGLDDGKYYEYVVYTDKDLGGIATNSPINYKGIQVGNVIKVGFAKDKVGVVRLDLMIKSSVKIRKDSKVAVSSRGFMGLKFLALEQSHNEEFYGSGDKGERILIFKEGLMDRLSGDANQVVQEVMKAIRNVNRILDDENVEKFKHILASVDDLIANLDSRKTQFDSLINNANNLVSNVNNVALDVDKRVKQGQYDFKAMFTPLIMQAQLSLRNIDNFVEKGSALIDKFDANPYKTIFGERK; translated from the coding sequence TTGGAAAGGCATGTGAATTACACTTTAATCGGCGGGCTCTTCTTTTTATGCTTAGTGTGCATGGTAGGCTTTATTTTATGGCTAGGCCATTTGGGATTAGATGACGGGAAGTATTATGAATACGTGGTCTATACGGACAAAGACTTGGGAGGCATTGCGACCAACTCGCCCATAAATTACAAAGGGATTCAAGTGGGGAATGTCATCAAAGTGGGTTTTGCAAAGGATAAAGTGGGGGTGGTCCGTTTGGATTTGATGATCAAATCCAGCGTTAAGATCCGCAAAGACTCCAAAGTGGCGGTTTCTTCTAGAGGGTTTATGGGGTTAAAATTTTTAGCCTTAGAGCAAAGCCACAATGAAGAATTTTATGGTAGTGGCGATAAGGGGGAGCGGATTTTAATCTTTAAAGAAGGGCTTATGGATCGCTTGAGCGGTGATGCTAATCAAGTGGTGCAAGAAGTGATGAAAGCGATCAGGAATGTGAATAGGATTTTAGACGATGAAAATGTGGAAAAATTCAAGCACATTCTCGCTTCAGTAGATGATCTCATCGCTAACTTGGATTCAAGAAAGACTCAATTTGATTCGCTAATCAACAACGCTAACAACCTTGTTTCTAATGTCAATAATGTGGCTTTAGATGTGGATAAACGCGTCAAACAGGGGCAATACGACTTTAAGGCGATGTTCACTCCTTTAATCATGCAAGCGCAGTTGAGCTTAAGAAACATTGATAATTTTGTGGAAAAAGGCTCTGCTTTGATAGACAAATTTGACGCTAACCCCTATAAAACGATTTTTGGAGAAAGGAAATAA
- a CDS encoding restriction endonuclease, whose protein sequence is MFEKLDLKFKKKIFNKQKDISKVQTSEFDLPLVNAKNGDNGIMYYGRSSDFESAEMTIDIVNDGAVSTANVYPQPLKTGVLYNAYLIKPKFTPTRETLLFFTPCIYKAIKLKFSYENKASWNKVKNELISLPLKPTANVQTLDDIDFHFMRTLINALMKQTIQGVAEYCSAKIQATKEVINQETPIQKDSLF, encoded by the coding sequence TTGTTTGAAAAATTAGACTTAAAGTTTAAGAAAAAAATCTTTAATAAGCAAAAGGATATTTCAAAAGTCCAAACGAGCGAGTTTGATTTACCTCTTGTCAATGCTAAAAATGGTGATAATGGAATTATGTATTATGGTAGGTCAAGCGATTTTGAAAGTGCAGAAATGACAATTGATATTGTCAATGATGGGGCAGTTTCAACCGCAAATGTTTATCCACAACCCCTTAAAACAGGAGTTCTTTATAACGCCTATTTAATAAAACCAAAATTCACGCCAACAAGAGAAACGCTATTATTTTTTACGCCTTGTATTTATAAGGCTATTAAACTAAAATTTAGTTATGAAAATAAAGCGAGTTGGAATAAAGTTAAAAACGAGTTAATTTCTCTACCCCTAAAACCCACCGCTAACGTTCAAACCCTTGATGACATTGATTTTCATTTCATGCGTACCCTCATCAACGCCCTGATGAAACAAACCATTCAAGGCGTGGCTGAATACTGCAGCGCTAAAATCCAGGCTACAAAAGAAGTTATTAACCAAGAAACACCTATTCAAAAAGACTCGTTATTTTAA